A stretch of the Papaver somniferum cultivar HN1 chromosome 6, ASM357369v1, whole genome shotgun sequence genome encodes the following:
- the LOC113291090 gene encoding wall-associated receptor kinase-like 10, with amino-acid sequence MTFKQNGGELLGTKIFTAEELELATINYGKKKILETGENMLTDKSDVYSFGVVLAELLTGEKPVSYERPQEQQNLASFFVCMLEKHSIFKIIQPSSYDGGELWKVVKVAEIAKSCLRMKGEERPTMKQAATDLAKHVYIKDM; translated from the exons ATGACTTTTAAACAGAATGGGGGTGAATTGTTGGGGACGAAGATATTTACAGCCGAGGAGTTAGAATTGGCAACTATAAATTATGGTAAGAAGAAAATACTTGAAACAGGAGAGAATATG CTTACGGATAAAAGTGATGTTTATAGTTTCGGTGTAGTTCTTGCCGAACTCTTGACAGGAGAGAAACCCGTTTCTTATGAGAGACCCCAAGAACAACAAAATCTTGCTTCATTTTTTGTTTGCATGTTGGAAAAACATAGTATTTTCAAAATTATTCAACCAAGTAGCTATGATGGTGGAGAGCTGTGGAAAGTCGTCAAAGTTGCTGAGATTGCCAAAAGTTGCCTTCGCATGAAGGGCGAAGAAAGACCTACAATGAAACAAGCAGCCACAGATCTCGCAAAACATGTGTATATTAAAGACATGTGA